Proteins encoded by one window of Hyla sarda isolate aHylSar1 chromosome 13, aHylSar1.hap1, whole genome shotgun sequence:
- the TEPSIN gene encoding AP-4 complex accessory subunit tepsin, with protein MAVLGRLTFLQQLPMLLKGTSDDETPCPGYLYEEMSKISYESSSSCQCLLEYLLNRLQNNSCHVKLKVLKILLYLCSHGSDQIVQDLRRNAVYIQEASAVSGPPDPLHGISLYQKVRSAGQELVGSLYTDPPNPRTSSMVPNKERCQPGMGSQVSRSQGFGYSQEKTNLGSEALLSGIQRAAVAVTQKVLVGAGSPSPCLRDQTDDTYKPVAVPLRPPSAGKAVPAAAHGFRGGHRIGLPGGGWDDSDSGHSSQDSLQDKSSRSLSSDAGSKTGSDGQSRSSNRESTEIAERVEPAHPGDCLQEAQLVFTITRGQKVFLTQEEVQHFVRGCSLLNCEVVFEMLNRSLEDDDTCARLRSMCAIASLMTSDLLSHDHMLAVVRNNLLKLSQGPSGPVKDKARKILLQFEALTQTSPKHGAALQSPPLPVSQTNEPLDLLTDAFPQTGAENLLIPTWPTATPDPPVPTSCQNGSQQHTDDGGVPTSEEGQRGHGDTEPSAQTNQHGRLSLFDGMELVTPVRRHGKDGKMPSLTPPDRTPVQTTSRERTSQPGLSAFSFLNS; from the exons ATGGCAGTGCTGGGCAGGCTGACGTTCCTGCAGCAG cttccAATGCTATTAAAGGGGACCTCCGATGATGAAACCCCCTGCCCTGGATACCTGTACGAGGAAATGTCCA AGATCTCCTATGAGTCTTCTTCGAGCTGCCAGTGCCTCCTGGAGTATCTTCTGAACCGCCTCCAGAACAACTCGTGTCATGTCAAGTTGAAG GTCCTGAAGATCCTGCTCTACCTGTGTTCTCACGGCTCCGATCAGATCGTTCAAGATCTCCGACGTAACGCGGTGTATATACAAGAAGCTTCAG CTGTTAGTGGACCCCCAGACCCCCTTCATGGTATCAGTCTGTACCAGAAGGTACGGTCGGCTGGACAG gaacTTGTCGGAAGCTTATACACAGATCCCCCTAACCCTCGTACATCCAGTATGGTGCCAAACAAGGAGAGGTGCCAGCCCG GAATGGGGTCTCAGGTCTCCCGCTCCCAAGGCTTTGGCTATTCCCAGGAGAAAACTAATTTAG GTAGCGAAGCCCTGCTTAGCGGCATACAGAGAGCAGCCGTAGCCGTGACCCAGAAGGTGCTGGTTGGAGCAGGGTCACCGTCTCCTTGTCTCAGAGATCAGACAGATGACACCTACAAGCCGGTGGCAGTGCCCTTGCGCCCGCCGTCTGCCGGAAAGGCTGTGCCCGCTGCTGCTCATGGCTTCCGAG gcGGTCACCGCATAGGACTTCCCGGGGGAGGGTGGGACGACAGCGACAGTGGCCACAGCTCCCAAGACTCCTTACAAGACAAGTCTTCACGTAGCCTGTCCTCGGACGCCGGCAGCAAAACGGGCAGCGATGGACAGTCTCGCAGCAGCAACCGAGAGAGTACAGAGATTGCTGAAAG AGTGGAACCTGCTCATCCGGGTGACTGTCTACAGGAGGCACAGTTGGTTTTCACCATCACCAGGGGGCAAAAAGTTTTCCTTACCCAAGAGGAAGTGCAGCATTTTGTTAGAGG GTGTTCACTGCTGAACTGCGAAGTCGTGTTCGAGATGTTAAACCGCTCGCTGGAAGACGACGACACGTGCGCCCGACTG CGGTCCATGTGCGCTATCGCTTCCCTCATGACCTCCGACCTtctgtcacatgaccacatgctgGCAGTGGTTAGGAACAACCTGCTGAAGCTGAGCCAGGGACCTTCAGGACCAGTGAAGGACAAGGCCAGGAAG ATTCTTCTCCAGTTTGAAGCCCTGACACAAACCTCTCCTAAACATGGCGCCGCCCTCCAGTCACCCCCCTTGCCCGTTTCCCAAACCAACGAGCCCTTGGACCTTCTTACGGACGCCTTCCCCCAAACAGGAGCCGAGAATCTACTGATCCCTACTTGGCCGACTGCAACGCCAGATCCCCCAGTGCCTACCAGCTGCCAGAACGGGAGCCAACAACATACAGACGACGGCGGCGTGCCAACCAGCGAGGAGGGCCAACGTGGCCACGGCGATACAGAGCCGTCTGCCCAGACTAATCAACATGGACGGTTGTCACTTTTTGATGGCATGGAGTTAGTGACCCCAGTAAGGAGACATGGGAAGGATGGCAAAATGCCAAGTCTGACGCCACCTGATAGGACCCCTGTCCAGACAACATCACGGGAGAGGACTTCTCAGCCCGGCCTATCAGCTTTCTCCTTCCTGAACAGTTAG